Sequence from the Thalassoglobus sp. JC818 genome:
CGCGATGACTCTCACCGGATGTTTTCCGTTCATTCTTTTGGGCAGGTCGTAGACGGAATACGATTGATCTTCGTGATGAAATTGCGTCTCGTGGAGACACTCAGCGAATTTCTGAAGTGTGTCGATCGGACCGTCGCAAACTCCCAGTAGCAGGTGCTGAACGAAGTGTTTGGGAGATTCGTTGGCACATCCGTAAAAGTGGCTCTTCGCTGCCCGCTCAGGGCTGTCTGCTCCTTCGCGTTCAAACTCGAACGGCGTCAGCTCAGGGCCCTCAACAGCTGCTCGAGTGTCTATACCGCTCCAAAGAAAAGCAGCGATGGCCAACAGTCCCAGTGGAATGACAATCTGAAGGGGATAGCGTTTCACGATCGAAGGCCTCGATGAAGATTATGCTGGCAGCGAGTCAGGCGACCTTGAATGCGAAATCGGGGGTGCGCATTCGAGTCGCTGAGATGCCAACAGCATGTTGAGGGTGCAGAGGATGCATCAAGATTGTTGCATGGGATGGTCGTGCAATCAATGTTTTTTCAAGGAGTTGATCTGACAGGTCTGGCGATCACGCAAAGCGTCCCAACTCGCCCAGTTAAGGTCAAAATTCGCCAACTACCCGGTCTGCATTGCGGAAGACTCGCTGTGGAAGCGTCGCACGCGATTTTCACGCGACTGAATTGCATTCGTGAAGAGAATTGCGTTTACTGGTGAAACATCCTCGCGTTCCCGCCTTGATTACATGCTTTCCTAAAAGACCAGGTTTGATAATGCTGCGAAATCTCCACCCCCTTTGTGGAATCGTTCTCGGAATACTGCTGGCACCAGCCATGGGCATGTCAGGAGAAATCCAGCTGAAAGAGACCTGGAGCATCGATGGCGATCAACTCGATCACCCAGAAAGCATCTACCTCCACCGGGATTCAGGGTTCCTCTTTCTGTCGCAAATTGGTGGCGGAGGTGGAATGGCGAAAGATGGCGATGGCTGGATCACCAAGCTGACAACAGATGGAAAGATTGTCTCGCACAAATGGGTGACCGGATTGAACGCCCCGAAAGGGATTCGAAGCCACGGGAACACGCTGTATGTGAGTGACATTGATCGTGTGGTGGCTATCGATATTGAAGCTGGGGAAATCGTCAAAGAGTATCTGATTCCCGAAGCGAAGTTTCTCAATGATCTCTGCACCAGCGATGATGGTACAATTTACGTGTCAGACATGGTCGCCAGCCGCATCTATCAAATCAAAGACAACAAAGCGTCTGTCTTTCTGGAAGGCCCAGAACTGGAACACCCCAACGGCGTTCTCGTCGAAGGCGATCATCTGATGATCGGAGGCTGGGGATCAGGATTTAATACGGAGGATTTCTCGACCGAAATCCTCGGTCGATTGAAGAGGATCGACCGCAACTCCAAAGAAATCACCGTCATTACGACAGACCCAACAGGGCATCTCGACGGGATTGAGTCTGACGGTCACGGTGGATATTTCGTGACGGACTGGCGAATTGGAAAGCTGTTTCACGTGAAAGCGGATGGAGCAGTCACTCTCGTGAAGGAGTATCCGCAGGGAGTTGCGGATCTAGCTGTGATCGCAGAGCAGAACGTGATCATCATTCCCGAAATGCTCGAAGGTAAACTGACAGCCTATCAGTTCCACATCGCTCAATAGGGCAGGGTGATCAAACCTGCATCAGTTGAAGTGTCTCCGTCGTCTCTTCGTGAGTCGGTCTGCGGAGACCATCTCAACTTGCTTTACGAGACAGGTGGCGAAATCGAGTCGAGGATTTTTTCGATGACGTTCTCGACCGAATGGTTTTCGGCCTCTGCTTTGTAGTTCAAGAGAATGCGGTGCCGAAGTACTGGTTTCGCAATCGCTTTGATGTCTTCCACCCCGACGTGTGCTTTTCCGTTGAGGAGAGCGCGTGCTTTGGCAGCGAGAATCAAATACTGGGATGCCCGGGTTCCAGCGCCCCAACTCACGTATTTGTTTGAGAACTCCGGTGTCCCCGGCTGACCGGGACGGGATGCTGCCGTAATTCGTACAGCGTAATCAATCAGTTCTCGCGCGACTGGAACTGTGCGAACGACGTTGTGAAACGCCAGCACATCTTCGCCTGTGAAGAGTGGTTCAATCTTCGCTGGTCGGCCCGCCGTTGTTCGTTCGACGACCGTGACTTCATCTTCCGCGGGAAGGTAATTGATCACGACGTTGAGCATGAACCGATCGAGCTGAGCTTCCGGCAGGGGATAAGTCCCTTCCATCTCGATCGGGTTTTGCGTCGCGAGCACAAAGAAGGGTTGCTCCAGCGGATAGACTTGGCCCGCTGCCGTCACCTGATGCTCCTGCATCGCCTCAAGCAACGCAGCTTGTGTTTTGGGAGGTGTTCGATTGATTTCGTCCGCGAGGATCACGTTTGCGAAAACAGGCCCTTTCACGAAGGTCATTTCTCGACGTCCGTGTGAAGTCTCTTCCAGGATATCCGTGCCGGTGATGTCGGCCGGCATGAGGTCGGGGGTGAACTGGATGCGGCGAAAATCGAGATGGAAGATTTGAGCGATCGATTTGACGAGCAGCGTTTTGGCGAGGCCCGGAGCCCCTGTGATCAAGCAGTGCCCGCCAGCGAAGAGCGTCAACAAAACTTGTTCGATGACTTCATCCTGGCCCACGATCACCTTCGCCAGTTCATCGCGAATCTGCTGACGGCTTGCCCGCAGCTTTTCAACAGCTTCCCGTTCTTGCTCGAAGGCGCTCTCAGATGAATCATTCATACTCTCTCACCCCTTAAGCCTTCTTGAAGTGAACTTGGAACTGATCCGGAAATCTCGCGGGTCAGTTTGTTACGGAGTCTTTCATCGATTCGAGAACTCTGTTGAGACAACCACCGAAGGGCATCAAGTTTCCCATGCACTCATGAATCGCTGGTTATAACAACGCAGTCTCTTCTTCGAAGCCGGAAATCAAGTTGAAATTCTGCACCGCAACGCCAGCAGCACCTTTGATCATGTTATCGAGCACTGCTAGGATCATCACTCGACCACGGACCAAACGCACGGTGACATCGCAAAAATTCGTGTAAGCCACTTCTTTCGTTCGCGGCAGGTGATCGACCACGCGCACAAACCTCTCATTGGAATAAAATTCACGGAGAACTTCTTTGAGTTCACTCTCAGTCGTGTCTCGTGCTGGAGTCGCATAGATCGTGGCGAAGATTCCGCGGTCCATCGGGACGAGATGCGGAGTGAAGAGGACTTCGACCGACTTCCCGGACGTATTCGACAAGACCTGTTCGATCTCTGGAGTGTGTCGATGATTTCCCACGGAATAGGCGGAGAAGCTTTCATTGCATTCCGCGTATAACGTCGCGACTTTGGGAGAGCGACCCGCACCGGAAACTCCGCTCTTGGCATCGATGATGATCGATCGCGGGTCAATCAGATCAGCCTTCAAGAACGGAGCGAGTGCCAGAATGGAGGTGCTTGTATAGCAACCGGGATTGGCGACAAGTTTCTGGCCGCGGATCTGATCTCTGTAGAGTTCTGGCAAACCGTAAACAGTGGTTCCAAGGCGAGTCGGATCGGTGTGAACGTGTCCATACCACTTCTCGTACACACTCGGATCACTCAGGCGATAGTCGGCCGAAAGATCGACCACACGCACATCAGCAGCCAGCAGGGAAGGGATGCAATCCATGCTCGCTTTGTGGGGAAGACAGCAGAAGCAGATGTCTGTTTTTTCGGCGATCTCTTCCGGATCAGGATTGGTAAAGTCAACGTTGACCTGACCTGTCAGCGATGGATGCGAGGAACTGACTGGACCTGTCTCAGAGCGGCTCGTGACAACGGTCACTTCTACATGCGGATGCCGTTGAAGCAATCTCATTACTTCGAGTGCTGTGTAACCTGTCCCTCCAATGACGCCAACGCGAACCACCAAGTCTTCCCCTAGAATATCTCGTTTCTCTCTATGACCCGGCTCAGTCTGATCGGGTTCTCTTCATTCTGACGCTTCATGATGTTGGCGACAAGCATGCGCGTCGATTCCTCGGGAATCAGCGTGGAGAGCATCGGTGATCGCAGGAGAATCGTTCATCCAGCGGTGATGAACATGCCAGAGAGTTGACCAACGAAACGGAAACGGTTCTGCAAAGTTGAAAGCGATTCAACTTCGCAGAACCGTGGTCAAATCAATCAGTGGCGAACGAGGACGTTTTCAAATTTGGTTCGCACTGGGAAGAGTAACTTGTTCTATCGAACTCGACATTTGAAGGAGACCCAGCCTCCGGTGTGACCTTCAAGAGGATTGTCGAATTTGAATGTCAGGATTTGGCTGCCCTGACCGTTGTCTTCAGTATCGACGCTTCCATCGAGGTTCGAGTCGACCGAGTCCTCAATGAACTCAAGACGAGGTGAAAGGTTGTCGACGATTCGAACCAGGCTCAAAGGTCGGTCGCCTGTGTTGTCGAATCGAATGGTGAAGGTCAATTCCTCACCCGGTTTGGCAGTGGTTTTGTCGACCGCTTTCACGATCGCCAGATCGCCTGGCTGGCTCTTGTCTTCGACTCCTGTGTAGTCCTGAGCAAAGACGCGAGATTGAACTTCCTGACCGGCTTGATCGTGAGCGTAAATGACGACTCCCTGATCGCCGGTCCAGTCTTGAGCAGCTGCGATGCTTTCACCCAAGGCTGCACGGTCGATCTTGTCGAACAAGCCTTCCTTCAAGAAGACGATGTCCTGATAGACATTGAGAAGTTTGACGTGATGCTGTGGAGCGATGTTCTGATGCAGCGAATCGTCGGCCGCTTTGTGTTCCAGTCCGCTTGCACGTGATCGCACCAGCATGGCCAAGGCTTCGTCCGTATGAGATTTCTCGTCGAGAATCTGCTTGGTGTCCATGCCAGCGAGGCTGACTCGATCGTGGTGACCGGCAACACCGTCGACGTCGATTCCAACTTGTGGAAGCGTGGCTGAGCGGACCGATCCGAAACGTGGTGCATAGACGCAGGTTCGGGTTGAGGGCTTAACTTGCAGTTCGCCCATTTCGTCGACCCATTCCCCGACGGTGTCTTCAGTGTTCAGCCCGTAGCGATCGGATCGATAGTGATAAACTTTGGTGTCTCGGTCTCCACCATCGCAGACGTATTCGTCACCGATGATTTCCGGTCCGATCGGGCCACAAGCACAGAGTCCGCCAGCAACACTTGTTGGGGGACACGTTCCGGTGGGACACTCGACTCCGGAAACCTGTTGGATCGGAGGAGAATGAATGGGCACGCGTGGCTCTGGAGCATATCGAGCAGCTGCCTGAAGTTGAGCTCGTTGTGCGCGCTCAATCACTTCCGCTGATGTCTGCAGGATTTTGTCTGATCCGTAAGGACCAGCGTTCATCGCAGAAGCAGTTCCGGCTGGCATCGCTGCACTGGCAGGTTGAAAGGCCGGGTCGACATGATTCGTTGAAGCAGTCGGGCTCGACAGGAATGGATCTTCGCCTCTCGCAAGTTGTTCCTGAACGGTCGGTGCTGCCGACTCGCGAGCCTGATGATCGAGTTGCGTAATCATTTTTCCGGACGGGTCCACGCTATCGGTGTAAGCGTGTTGAACGCCTTGGCCAGCTTGCATTTGTGATGCTGGTTGCTGATTAAAAGCCGATCGACCAAAAGGGCGAGCAGACCCGCAGGAAGATGCGAACAACAACGCTCCGCCCAGAAGGACAGGAGCTGCAGCACGAAACAGATCGTGATGGGATTGCTGATGGAGTCGACGGAAAATAGTCATCGTCGGCGATTCCTGCTTTTCAGTTGAAAGTGAAGTGACTCAACCGGATAGGTGGGCGAGCGAATTTTTCGTCAGGCTGTCTTGATTTCTGGGGCCAGTTCGAAACGTGCTCTATCGGGCGGGAGAAATTTTGATGGGTGAGCGACTGTAAAACTCGTCGTTCCGTGACATTGGATCCGGAATTCGTCCCCCGATGCGAACGATGGCCATTGGGCGACCGCGTTCATCGGCTGCCTGAAGGAGATTCGTTTTGACTGGAAGATCTTCAACGTGAATCTGCGCCCCTTGATCGAATGGGACGGCAAACTCGGGCTGTTCGAGATATACCACTTTCGTGACCATTCTCTCTTGCAGGACGATCTCGATTTCTTCGCGAGTCAGTTCGACCGGAATCGGGAAGTTCTCCGCTTCGCCTTCGGGCGGGTGCAGTCGATCCAGCAATTCGATGGTTGGGAACAACTCAACGCCTGGGTACTCGGGCATGCCGCTGATTCGAACACGGTAGGTGTGTCCGACCATCATCCCAGCTTGCGAAGGAGCTTGAGTTAAGACAGGACTCTGTGGAGAACCCTGATAGAAGCTGACGTGACCGGCAGATGGAAGCGAGATCTCAACCGGTTGAAAGTAGCCGTACTTCTGAGGGTTGGTCATCAGGCTCCAGCGAGCAGCCTCACCAGTCGGCATCGTCTGAGTGTTCAAGAGAAAATGCCGGTCTTCAGCACCTGCCCACGAGCAAAACAGCACGCCGATGATGGCAATCATGGCTGAGAGTGTTTGTTTCGGAAGCATGATCATTCGCTTTCGACTTGCAACATTGCGGTCGGCAATCAGAACTCGCTCGACCGAACTCAGATAGACAGTGACCGCACACCAAATTCAGTATGCGGTTGAGAAACAAAAGGACCGGGAGTCGAAACTCCCGGTCGTATCGTCAAGATTACTGCTGAGCCCAGGCTGGGACCGAAAGATCGCTTGCTTCGTATCCAGGATGCTTTTCTGTGTACTGAATGTACTTCACAGGTTCTGGCATACGAATTCCTGGCTCATGTCGAACGTCGATCAACATGTCTTCAACAGGACCCGAAACTTGGTAGTCGGTGGTGTTACGCAGTGTGATGGACTGCAGACCAGCTGGACGACCGAGTGGGATGTGTGGAGGACCAGGAAGTCCGATTGGAGTACCAACGTATGGCATTCCGTACTGAGGAACTCCGTTGACACCAGAGATTGGATCGTAAGCAGGTTGTCCAGGACCACCTGAGGTTCCAACCATC
This genomic interval carries:
- a CDS encoding DUF11 domain-containing protein, with product MTIFRRLHQQSHHDLFRAAAPVLLGGALLFASSCGSARPFGRSAFNQQPASQMQAGQGVQHAYTDSVDPSGKMITQLDHQARESAAPTVQEQLARGEDPFLSSPTASTNHVDPAFQPASAAMPAGTASAMNAGPYGSDKILQTSAEVIERAQRAQLQAAARYAPEPRVPIHSPPIQQVSGVECPTGTCPPTSVAGGLCACGPIGPEIIGDEYVCDGGDRDTKVYHYRSDRYGLNTEDTVGEWVDEMGELQVKPSTRTCVYAPRFGSVRSATLPQVGIDVDGVAGHHDRVSLAGMDTKQILDEKSHTDEALAMLVRSRASGLEHKAADDSLHQNIAPQHHVKLLNVYQDIVFLKEGLFDKIDRAALGESIAAAQDWTGDQGVVIYAHDQAGQEVQSRVFAQDYTGVEDKSQPGDLAIVKAVDKTTAKPGEELTFTIRFDNTGDRPLSLVRIVDNLSPRLEFIEDSVDSNLDGSVDTEDNGQGSQILTFKFDNPLEGHTGGWVSFKCRVR
- a CDS encoding MoxR family ATPase, yielding MNDSSESAFEQEREAVEKLRASRQQIRDELAKVIVGQDEVIEQVLLTLFAGGHCLITGAPGLAKTLLVKSIAQIFHLDFRRIQFTPDLMPADITGTDILEETSHGRREMTFVKGPVFANVILADEINRTPPKTQAALLEAMQEHQVTAAGQVYPLEQPFFVLATQNPIEMEGTYPLPEAQLDRFMLNVVINYLPAEDEVTVVERTTAGRPAKIEPLFTGEDVLAFHNVVRTVPVARELIDYAVRITAASRPGQPGTPEFSNKYVSWGAGTRASQYLILAAKARALLNGKAHVGVEDIKAIAKPVLRHRILLNYKAEAENHSVENVIEKILDSISPPVS
- the argC gene encoding N-acetyl-gamma-glutamyl-phosphate reductase; the protein is MVRVGVIGGTGYTALEVMRLLQRHPHVEVTVVTSRSETGPVSSSHPSLTGQVNVDFTNPDPEEIAEKTDICFCCLPHKASMDCIPSLLAADVRVVDLSADYRLSDPSVYEKWYGHVHTDPTRLGTTVYGLPELYRDQIRGQKLVANPGCYTSTSILALAPFLKADLIDPRSIIIDAKSGVSGAGRSPKVATLYAECNESFSAYSVGNHRHTPEIEQVLSNTSGKSVEVLFTPHLVPMDRGIFATIYATPARDTTESELKEVLREFYSNERFVRVVDHLPRTKEVAYTNFCDVTVRLVRGRVMILAVLDNMIKGAAGVAVQNFNLISGFEEETALL